A genomic window from Carassius carassius chromosome 29, fCarCar2.1, whole genome shotgun sequence includes:
- the pttg1 gene encoding securin has protein sequence MDTMIYLDQENGRLTTPAIKSRQNRLHSAPDQCLRTPLAGKARLGAPLQSTRKALGVINKVVATPAASHKTEEKTKPAEAKCKVPAPPASEELPEIEKCFPYNPSESETYGVPDEVYLSCFSLAGLGKPMWPTAAPVEELLMDPCLPLSPLKMPRAVEYDDELEAFLQTISELTVDLPPECEL, from the exons ATGGACACCATGATTTACCTGGATCAGGAGAACGGCAGACTGACCACTCCAGCCATCAAATCTCGCCAGAACAGACTGCACTCGGCTCCAG ATCAGTGCTTGAGAACACCTCTGGCAGGAAAGGCACGTCTTGGCGCTCCTCTGCAGTCCACCCGTAAAGCTTTGGGTGTCATAAATAAGGTTGTTGCCACTCCAGCAGCCTCTCATAAAACCGAGGAGAAGACTAAACCTGCTGAAGCCAAG TGTAAGGTTCCTGCTCCGCCTGCCAGTGAGGAGCTGCCAGAGATTGAGAAGTGTTTCCCATACAATCCCAGCG AGTCTGAGACCTACGGTGTTCCGGATGAAGTCTACCTCTCTTGTTTCTCTCTGGCTGGTCTGGGAAAACCGATGTGGCCGACTGCTGCACCTGTGGAAGAGCTGCTTATGGACCCATGTTTGCCACTCTCCCCTTTAAAGATGCCCAGAG CAGTGGAATACGATGATGAATTGGAGGCATTCCTACAGACGATCAGTGAGCTGACTGTTGACTTGCCCCCCGAGTGTGAACTCTAA